One Anolis carolinensis isolate JA03-04 chromosome 4, rAnoCar3.1.pri, whole genome shotgun sequence DNA window includes the following coding sequences:
- the LOC134298408 gene encoding uncharacterized protein LOC134298408, which yields MAALHDVARRLLLEAKATQTTQADRHRQAGEELEEGDLVWLASKYIKQAGGKFAPRYLGPFPIVKKISSVAFRLRLPSTFKIHPVFHRSLLKLDTSSRRGAVAEDITAVSPPSEEEAFVRGDSVMVEPHGSTTGRRGRKTPRESDTLEERERKRLRDIFAEPSDEDSFEGFTERMEEEVVSSEEDDMEWTRVREDLGATGNDTMEDDWGPSGLDPWTSWRDGTGSTAGDAVGRSQRCSSSDEESDEETPGLRRTADSDEDL from the coding sequence atggctgcgttgcatgatgttgcccgtcgtttactattggaagccaaggcaacaCAAACGACTCAGGCCGACCGTCATAGGcaggcaggggaagagttggaagaaggggatttagtgtggttagcttctaagtacattaaacaggctgggggaaagtttgcgcctcggtatttgggtccctttcctattgttaaaaagatttcttccgtagcttttcgtttgcgtttaccttctacttttaaaatccatccagttttccatcgttctctgttaaagttagatacctccagtcgtcgtggtgctgtagcggaggacatcactgccgtctctccgccttcggaggaggaggcctttgtgagaggggatagtgttatggttgagcctcatggctctactactgggagacgtgggcgtaagactcctcgagagtcagatactctcgaggagcgagaaaggaagcggctgcgagatatctttgcagaaccatctgacgaagattcttttgaggggtttactgagagaatggaggaagaggtggttagctcggaagaagatgatatggaatggactcgggtaagggaggatttgggtgccactggcaatgatactatggaagacgattggggaccttcaggattagacccgtggacaagctggagggatgggacgggatccacagctggggatgctgtggggcgtagtcagaggtgttccagttctgatgaggaaagtgatgaggaaacgcccgggctaaggagaacagctgatagcgatgaggacttgtaa
- the LOC134292281 gene encoding uncharacterized protein LOC134292281 gives MVRMSTCPPYQPARATCRGENSSCVQTTTQGKDNSDNNRQHHGKILFVQTRQNTLEGSSVPLSVNLGLVCTQPDKTSGHPPAGKRQFIGGCAEQDLLNHSQMATECHTVPAPGPALGLAGNRSVCITQEHPVPCLLRSPSPPRHPGVSGGRVSLHVVRRPAIRISATPADWQDSYESDPRQLGLHTCEPMVASSSVVCATVAGGQRGIPPTQTLAGSPDDSPRSSHSPGLRHTTPHGVEGQTSRGLSSPVRAILQVAQKSSTKKAYKYKWEMFTKFVEPMGLDPVSAPTPVVLDFLVHLARTGLSLTSLKCYVAALSWYRKGPSGQSCFQDPLVKLFFKGFKNLHPPVTPPPPAWSLELVLSQLSKPPFEPMASNDISHLSWKTAFLVAVTSARRASELCALRADPPYLRFHTDKVVLRTDITFLPKVVSKFHMCQDISLPAFFQNPASPLEIMLHSLDVRRALAYYVQRTAEYRKSPRLFLKYRTDKLGTPVSSQRLASWIVSTIRLAYRLADQDPPQRITAHSTRAMAASQAFLKGVPLEDICKAATWSSSLTFASHYKLDIMAKKDAAFGRAVLFSCVA, from the coding sequence ATGGTCCGGATGTCAACGTGCCCTCCATATCAACCTGCTCGAGCTACTTGCCGTGGAGAAAACTCTTCATGCGTTCAGACGACTACTCAGGGGAAGGACAATTCGGATAATAACCGACAACACCACGGTAAAATATTATTTGTCCAAACAAGGCAGAACACACTCGAAGGCTCTTCTGTCCCTCTCAGTGTGAATTTGGGACTGGTGTGTACACAACCAGATAAGACTTCAGGCCATCCACCTGCTGGGAAAAGACAATTCATTGGCGGATGCGCTGAGCAGGACCTCCTCAACCACTCACAAATGGCAACTGAATGTCACACAGTTCCGGCTCCTGGCCCGGCACTGGGGTTGGCCGGCAATAGATCTGTTTGCATCACCCAGGAACACCCAGTGCCCTGTCTTCTGCGCTCGCCTTCGCCCCCACGCCACCCAGGGGTGTCTGGGGGACGCGTTTCGCTACACGTGGTCAGGAGACCTGCTATACGCATTTCCGCCACTCCCGCTGATTGGCAGGACAGTTACGAAAGTGATCCGAGACAACTCGGATTGCATACTTGTGAACCCATGGTGGCCTCGTCAAGCGTGGTTTGCGCCACTGTGGCGGGCGGCCAAAGGGGAATACCTCCGACTCAGACCCTCGCCGGATCTCCTGACGATTCACCACGGTCAAGTCACTCACCCGGACTCAGACACACTACGCCTCACGGGGTGGAGGGTCAGACCTCGCGAGGTCTCTCCTCCCCTGTGAGAGCCATCCTTCAGGTGGCTCAGAAATCATCGACAAAGAAGGCATACAAGTATAAATGGGAGATGTTTACGAAATTTGTGGAGCCCATGGGTCTGGACCCTGTCTCGGCCCCCACGCCTGTGGTCCTAGACTTCCTGGTCCATCTCGCTAGGACGGGCCTCTCCTTAACATCCTTGAAATGTTATGTAGCTGCCCTATCTTGGTATAGGAAGGGGCCTTCGGGACAATCATGTTTCCAGGATCCTTTGGTAAAGCTCTTTTTTAAAGGATTCAAGAACTTGCATCCCCCAGTAACACCGCCGCCACCTGCCTGGAGTTTGGAACTGGTGCTTTCCCAACTTTCAAAACCTCCTTTTGAGCCAATGGCTTCCAATGATATTTCTCATCTCTCCTGGAAGACGGCTTTCCTGGTAGCCGTTACCTCAGCGAGGCGGGCCAGCGAGCTCTGTGCCCTCAGGGCAGATCCACCATACTTACGTTTCCACACTGACAAAGTGGTGTTGAGGACGGATATCACCTTCTTGCCAAAGGTAGTATCCAAATTCCATATGTGTCAAGACATATCACTGCCGGCATTTTTTCAAAACCCTGCCTCACCTTTGGAGATTATGCTGCACTCCTTGGACGTCAGAAGAGCTCTGGCCTATTACGTCCAGCGAACAGCAGAATATAGAAAGTCTCCACGACTATTCCTGAAGTACCGGACGGACAAGCTGGGTACCCCGGTCTCCTCACAAAGATTAGCGTCCTGGATAGTGTCAACGATCCGCCTGGCGTACAGGCTTGCAGACCAAGATCCTCCACAGCGAATAACAGCTCACTCAACAAGAGCCATGGCTGCATCCCAAGCGTTCCTCAAGGGAGTACCATTGGAAGACATTTGCAAAGCGGCAACGTGGTCTTCCTCACTCACCTTCGCCTCACACTACAAGCTCGACATCATGGCAAAGAAGGACGCAGCGTTTGGGAGAGCGGTCCTCTTCTCATGCGTGGCATGA